From Vigna unguiculata cultivar IT97K-499-35 chromosome 5, ASM411807v1, whole genome shotgun sequence, the proteins below share one genomic window:
- the LOC114183721 gene encoding putative leucine-rich repeat receptor-like serine/threonine-protein kinase At2g24130 isoform X1: MVFLQTLFLLLLVTFGHSLHHHLHPSHSLLTDKAALLEFRKTIVSDPFSSLANWVEAVPVCNFTGVECDRSHNRVIRLILYDKALVGLLSPVLSNLTGLHNLEIVRSHLFGIIPREFSNLRRIHSIIIEGNNLHGSIPDSFSMLSKLNILVIKENNISGSLPSSLFSNCTLLNVVDFSSNSLSGQIPEEIGNCKILWSISLYNNQFTGQLPLSLTNLSLQHLDVEYNYLSGELPAKFVSNWPYLLYLHLSYNNMVSHDSNTNLDPFFTALRNNSNLEELELAGMGLGGRFTDTLPSQLNNLRTLLLQENQIFGSIPRGLASLSRLFILNLTSNLLNGTVSSDIFRLPRLEQLFLSHNHFKIPIPEAIGECLNLGLLDLSHNQFSGRIPDSLGDLVRLNSLFLNNNLLSGTIPPTLGRCSNLYRLDLSHNRLTGSIPLKLAGLREIRIFINVSHNHLEGDLPIELSKLEKVQEIDLSSNYLTGSIFPQISGCIAVSMINFSNNFLQGEIPQSLGDLRNLESFDVSRNQLSGLIPAKLGKIETLTFLNLSFNNLQGKIPSGGIFNSVSNLSFLGNPKLCGTIEGISLCSQRRRWIHGRLLLTILILVILVSTLLSIICCVIGCKHLKAIISSQRTEASKNAGRAELISNFPRITYKELSDATGGFDNQRLVGSGSYGHVYRGVLADGTPIAVKVLHLQSGNSTKSFNRECQVLKRIRHRNLIRIITACSLPDFKALVLPYMANGSLESRLYPSSGSSELSIVQRVNICSDIAEGMAYLHHHSPVRVIHCDLKPSNCLLNDDMTALVSDFGVARLLMSAGVGATDNMCNSSANLLFGSIGYIAPEYGFGSNSSVKGDVYSFGILVLEMVTRRRPIDELFVGGLSLQKWVKVHFHGRVEKVVDPALVRASRDESQEVRKMWEVAISELIELGLLCTQESPSTRPTMLDAADDLDRLKRYLNGDTAATFASSLGISSSTIAGDC, encoded by the exons ATGGTTTTCTTACAAACCTTGTTCCTCCTTTTACTTGTAACATTTGGTCACTCCTTgcaccaccacctccacccTTCTCATTCTTTACTCACTGATAAAGCTGCGCTTCTGGAATTCAGAAAAACAATCGTATCAGACCCATTTTCCTCACTTGCAAACTGGGTTGAAGCTGTTCCTGTGTGCAACTTCACAGGTGTTGAATGTGACAGATCCCATAATCGTGTTATACGACTAATCCTATATGATAAAGCTCTTGTGGGGCTCCTTTCACCTGTTCTTTCTAATCTCACTGGACTGCACAACCTTGAGATAGTTCGAAGTCACCTATTTGGTATTATTCCCCGTGAATTTTCCAACCTCAGACGCATTCACAGCATCATCATTGAGGGCAATAATTTGCATGGCTCAATACCAGACTCCTTTTCCATGCTTTCCAAGCTCAACATTCTGGTCATTAAGGAAAATAACATATCAGGTTCGCTTCCTTCATCTCTCTTTTCCAACTGCACTCTGCTAAATGTTGTGGACTTCTCCAGCAACTCGTTGAGTGGTCAAATCCCGGAAGAGATTGGAAACTGCAAAATCCTGTGGAGTATCAGTTTATACAATAATCAATTCACTGGGCAGCTTCCACTCTCGCTCACCAATCTATCGCTTCAGCATTTAGATGTGGAGTACAATTATCTATCTGGCGAATTACCTGCTAAGTTTGTTAGCAACTGGCCTTATCTCCTTTACCTTCATTTATCATACAACAACATGGTAAGCCATGATAGCAACACCAATCTTGATCCATTTTTCACTGCTCTCAGAAACAACAGTAATCTAGAGGAGCTTGAATTGGCGGGGATGGGCCTTGGAGGAAGGTTCACCGATACTCTCCCCAGCCAACTCAACAACCTAAGAACCCTGCTATTGCAGGAAAACCAAATTTTTGGATCAATCCCTCGTGGCTTAGCCAGCCTTTCAAGGCTTTTCATTCTAAATTTAACATCCAATCTTCTGAATGGAACTGTATCTTCAGATATATTCAGATTGCCGAGGTTGGAACAACTTTTCTTGTCACACAACCATTTCAAAATTCCAATTCCAGAAGCAATAGGCGAGTGTCTCAATCTGGGTCTATTGGATCTGTCACATAACCAATTCTCAGGTAGGATTCCAGACAGTTTGGGAGATTTGGTTAGACTAAATTCATTGTTTCTCAACAATAACCTTCTCTCAGGAACAATACCTCCCACATTGGGACGGTGCAGTAATCTGTATAGGCTTGATTTATCCCACAATAGATTAACAGGAAGCATCCCACTGAAATTGGCAGGCTTGCGTGAGATCAGAATTTTCATAAATGTTTCTCATAACCACCTTGAAGGTGACCTGCCAATTGAGCTCAGCAAATTAGAGAAGGTTCAGGAGATAGATCTTTCGTCGAACTACCTCACTGGAAGTATCTTCCCTCAGATATCAGGATGCATTGCTGTTTCAATGATTAACTTTTCAAACAACTTTCTTCAAGGGGAGATCCCTCAGTCCCTGGGTGATCTGAGGAACCTTGAATCTTTTGATGTTTCACGAAATCAATTATCTGGATTGATACCAGCAAAACTTGGTAAAATTGAAACGCTCACTTTTCTCAATTTATCATTTAACAATCTGCAAGGAAAGATTCCATCTGGTGGTATCTTTAATTCAGTTTCAAACTTGTCATTCTTAGGGAATCCAAAACTCTGTGGGACGATTGAAGGCATATCTTTGTGCTCTCAAAGGAGAAGATGGATTCATGGTCGTTTGTTATTGACTATATTGATTTTGGTGATCTTGGTATCAACCTTGTTGTCAATAATTTGCTGTGTAATTGGATGCAAGCATCTTAAAGCAATCATCAGCTCTCAGAGGACTGAGGCAAGCAAAAATGCAGGTAGAGCAGAGTTGATTAGTAACTTCCCAAGAATCACGTACAAGGAACTATCAGATGCCACTGGAGGATTTGACAATCAGAGACTCGTTGGATCAGGTAGTTATGGACATGTCTATAGAGGTGTTCTCGCGGATGGGACACCAATAGCAGTAAAGGTGCTGCATTTGCAATCTGGAAACTCTACCAAGAGCTTCAACAGAGAATGCCAAGTTCTGAAGAGAATTAGACACAGGAATCTTATAAGGATTATCACAGCATGTAGCCTACCAGATTTTAAGGCTCTTGTTCTACCTTATATGGCCAATGGCAGCTTGGAGAGTCGCCTCTATCCTTCTTCTGGATCATCAGAATTGAGTATTGTCCAGAGGGTGAATATTTGCAGTGACATAGCTGAAGGGATGGCCTATTTGCATCATCATTCTCCTGTCAGAGTCATACACTGTGATCTAAAACCAAGCAATTGTCTCCTCAATGATGACATGACAGCTCTTGTCTCTGATTTTGGGGTTGCAAGGCTGCTTATGAGTGCTGGAGTTGGGGCTACTGATAACATGTGCAACTCCAGTGCAAATTTGCTTTTTGGATCTATTGGATACATTGCACCAG AATATGGATTTGGTTCCAATTCATCTGTCAAGGGAGATGTCTATAGCTTTGGCATTCTAGTTCTTGAGATGGTGACTAGAAGAAGACCAATAGATGAGTTGtttgttggtgggttaagtctGCAGAAATGGGTGAAGGTTCATTTTCATGGAAGGGTGGAAAAAGTGGTAGATCCTGCTTTGGTGAGAGCCTCAAGAGATGAATCCCAAGAGGTTAGAAAGATGTGGGAAGTTGCTATTTCGGAGTTAATCGAGTTGGGACTTCTCTGCACACAAGAGTCACCTTCGACAAGACCAACCATGCTTGATGCAGCAGATGACTTAGATCGTCTCAAGAGATACCTTAATGGGGACACAGCAGCAACTTTTGCCTCTTCTCTAGGAATTTCATCTTCCACAATAGCTGGTGACTGCTGA
- the LOC114183721 gene encoding putative leucine-rich repeat receptor-like serine/threonine-protein kinase At2g24130 isoform X2 — translation MVFLQTLFLLLLVTFGHSLHHHLHPSHSLLTDKAALLEFRKTIVSDPFSSLANWVEAVPVCNFTGVECDRSHNRVIRLILYDKALVGLLSPVLSNLTGLHNLEIVRSHLFGIIPREFSNLRRIHSIIIEGNNLHGSIPDSFSMLSKLNILVIKENNISGSLPSSLFSNCTLLNVVDFSSNSLSGQIPEEIGNCKILWSISLYNNQFTGQLPLSLTNLSLQHLDVEYNYLSGELPAKFVSNWPYLLYLHLSYNNMVSHDSNTNLDPFFTALRNNSNLEELELAGMGLGGRFTDTLPSQLNNLRTLLLQENQIFGSIPRGLASLSRLFILNLTSNLLNGTVSSDIFRLPRLEQLFLSHNHFKIPIPEAIGECLNLGLLDLSHNQFSGRIPDSLGDLVRLNSLFLNNNLLSGTIPPTLGRCSNLYRLDLSHNRLTGSIPLKLAGLREIRIFINVSHNHLEGDLPIELSKLEKVQEIDLSSNYLTGSIFPQISGCIAVSMINFSNNFLQGEIPQSLGDLRNLESFDVSRNQLSGLIPAKLGNPKLCGTIEGISLCSQRRRWIHGRLLLTILILVILVSTLLSIICCVIGCKHLKAIISSQRTEASKNAGRAELISNFPRITYKELSDATGGFDNQRLVGSGSYGHVYRGVLADGTPIAVKVLHLQSGNSTKSFNRECQVLKRIRHRNLIRIITACSLPDFKALVLPYMANGSLESRLYPSSGSSELSIVQRVNICSDIAEGMAYLHHHSPVRVIHCDLKPSNCLLNDDMTALVSDFGVARLLMSAGVGATDNMCNSSANLLFGSIGYIAPEYGFGSNSSVKGDVYSFGILVLEMVTRRRPIDELFVGGLSLQKWVKVHFHGRVEKVVDPALVRASRDESQEVRKMWEVAISELIELGLLCTQESPSTRPTMLDAADDLDRLKRYLNGDTAATFASSLGISSSTIAGDC, via the exons ATGGTTTTCTTACAAACCTTGTTCCTCCTTTTACTTGTAACATTTGGTCACTCCTTgcaccaccacctccacccTTCTCATTCTTTACTCACTGATAAAGCTGCGCTTCTGGAATTCAGAAAAACAATCGTATCAGACCCATTTTCCTCACTTGCAAACTGGGTTGAAGCTGTTCCTGTGTGCAACTTCACAGGTGTTGAATGTGACAGATCCCATAATCGTGTTATACGACTAATCCTATATGATAAAGCTCTTGTGGGGCTCCTTTCACCTGTTCTTTCTAATCTCACTGGACTGCACAACCTTGAGATAGTTCGAAGTCACCTATTTGGTATTATTCCCCGTGAATTTTCCAACCTCAGACGCATTCACAGCATCATCATTGAGGGCAATAATTTGCATGGCTCAATACCAGACTCCTTTTCCATGCTTTCCAAGCTCAACATTCTGGTCATTAAGGAAAATAACATATCAGGTTCGCTTCCTTCATCTCTCTTTTCCAACTGCACTCTGCTAAATGTTGTGGACTTCTCCAGCAACTCGTTGAGTGGTCAAATCCCGGAAGAGATTGGAAACTGCAAAATCCTGTGGAGTATCAGTTTATACAATAATCAATTCACTGGGCAGCTTCCACTCTCGCTCACCAATCTATCGCTTCAGCATTTAGATGTGGAGTACAATTATCTATCTGGCGAATTACCTGCTAAGTTTGTTAGCAACTGGCCTTATCTCCTTTACCTTCATTTATCATACAACAACATGGTAAGCCATGATAGCAACACCAATCTTGATCCATTTTTCACTGCTCTCAGAAACAACAGTAATCTAGAGGAGCTTGAATTGGCGGGGATGGGCCTTGGAGGAAGGTTCACCGATACTCTCCCCAGCCAACTCAACAACCTAAGAACCCTGCTATTGCAGGAAAACCAAATTTTTGGATCAATCCCTCGTGGCTTAGCCAGCCTTTCAAGGCTTTTCATTCTAAATTTAACATCCAATCTTCTGAATGGAACTGTATCTTCAGATATATTCAGATTGCCGAGGTTGGAACAACTTTTCTTGTCACACAACCATTTCAAAATTCCAATTCCAGAAGCAATAGGCGAGTGTCTCAATCTGGGTCTATTGGATCTGTCACATAACCAATTCTCAGGTAGGATTCCAGACAGTTTGGGAGATTTGGTTAGACTAAATTCATTGTTTCTCAACAATAACCTTCTCTCAGGAACAATACCTCCCACATTGGGACGGTGCAGTAATCTGTATAGGCTTGATTTATCCCACAATAGATTAACAGGAAGCATCCCACTGAAATTGGCAGGCTTGCGTGAGATCAGAATTTTCATAAATGTTTCTCATAACCACCTTGAAGGTGACCTGCCAATTGAGCTCAGCAAATTAGAGAAGGTTCAGGAGATAGATCTTTCGTCGAACTACCTCACTGGAAGTATCTTCCCTCAGATATCAGGATGCATTGCTGTTTCAATGATTAACTTTTCAAACAACTTTCTTCAAGGGGAGATCCCTCAGTCCCTGGGTGATCTGAGGAACCTTGAATCTTTTGATGTTTCACGAAATCAATTATCTGGATTGATACCAGCAAAACTTG GGAATCCAAAACTCTGTGGGACGATTGAAGGCATATCTTTGTGCTCTCAAAGGAGAAGATGGATTCATGGTCGTTTGTTATTGACTATATTGATTTTGGTGATCTTGGTATCAACCTTGTTGTCAATAATTTGCTGTGTAATTGGATGCAAGCATCTTAAAGCAATCATCAGCTCTCAGAGGACTGAGGCAAGCAAAAATGCAGGTAGAGCAGAGTTGATTAGTAACTTCCCAAGAATCACGTACAAGGAACTATCAGATGCCACTGGAGGATTTGACAATCAGAGACTCGTTGGATCAGGTAGTTATGGACATGTCTATAGAGGTGTTCTCGCGGATGGGACACCAATAGCAGTAAAGGTGCTGCATTTGCAATCTGGAAACTCTACCAAGAGCTTCAACAGAGAATGCCAAGTTCTGAAGAGAATTAGACACAGGAATCTTATAAGGATTATCACAGCATGTAGCCTACCAGATTTTAAGGCTCTTGTTCTACCTTATATGGCCAATGGCAGCTTGGAGAGTCGCCTCTATCCTTCTTCTGGATCATCAGAATTGAGTATTGTCCAGAGGGTGAATATTTGCAGTGACATAGCTGAAGGGATGGCCTATTTGCATCATCATTCTCCTGTCAGAGTCATACACTGTGATCTAAAACCAAGCAATTGTCTCCTCAATGATGACATGACAGCTCTTGTCTCTGATTTTGGGGTTGCAAGGCTGCTTATGAGTGCTGGAGTTGGGGCTACTGATAACATGTGCAACTCCAGTGCAAATTTGCTTTTTGGATCTATTGGATACATTGCACCAG AATATGGATTTGGTTCCAATTCATCTGTCAAGGGAGATGTCTATAGCTTTGGCATTCTAGTTCTTGAGATGGTGACTAGAAGAAGACCAATAGATGAGTTGtttgttggtgggttaagtctGCAGAAATGGGTGAAGGTTCATTTTCATGGAAGGGTGGAAAAAGTGGTAGATCCTGCTTTGGTGAGAGCCTCAAGAGATGAATCCCAAGAGGTTAGAAAGATGTGGGAAGTTGCTATTTCGGAGTTAATCGAGTTGGGACTTCTCTGCACACAAGAGTCACCTTCGACAAGACCAACCATGCTTGATGCAGCAGATGACTTAGATCGTCTCAAGAGATACCTTAATGGGGACACAGCAGCAACTTTTGCCTCTTCTCTAGGAATTTCATCTTCCACAATAGCTGGTGACTGCTGA
- the LOC114182955 gene encoding anther-specific proline-rich protein APG-like: protein MKTLHLLILSLFLFQVLLFPSTPPHAHAAPLGESTVKVMNLWPPRHPRRHPPPPPTPGYSPEPGPGKTKGSPPTLSSIVVAAPINPSNPSSASA from the exons ATGAAGACTCTCCATCTTCTCAtactttctctctttcttttccaGGTGTTGCTGTTTCCTTCTACTCCTCCACATGCACATGCTGCACCTCTGG GTGAATCAACTGTGAAAGTGATGAATTTGTGGCCACCGAGACATCCACGACGGCACCCACCGCCACCACCAACTCCCGGTTATTCTCCTGAACCGGGTCCAGGAAAAACTAAAGGATCTCCTCCGACACTTTCTTCCATTGTTGTAGCAGCTCCTATCAACCCTTCCAATCCTTCTTCTGCATCAGCATGA
- the LOC114183786 gene encoding uncharacterized protein LOC114183786, giving the protein MPFSSASMAELSEELRFSLVNTVPANHDSNPSDRQCNDTTTPLPVDSPSPFPHWNLNETSQFISNEPAGGTSMIDSSQFRSCQNFQRDHNYSHSAEEHSSSQFGSYQNLQKDHNYSHRAEEHNFVPCRPNSCYPCPEGYTGWPYQYDRHNNLTIPANLRNAAFNLNNFEKPDSGAMYVTPGYRLTSRPQMFTPRGRTMSGNIDQHSLDTNLGMTLCSSNQGGAEPLLAIGKRDERFMTISSGSNINEFTSGTEMPNLNSTGHSERAFLPPISTYHNQQGSRGSLNSGLDTNVAFSGFQNERQIISDLAPASNHEALFDSRPGLCLGPSYAFQRPASNDQNIYLGQVSRDLGLGGVKDISMEFTDIGRNVGPERCMDLNSLPIVASQTVPFESGQNNVNGQLLPSSSKMITDKLSTELLHKNNDKFSSQVFSTPSLAMAPRSTRGQDLTSDHGQSQAGGSVHQSNSRLQPQSTSDLGIQTGSGNMTAQVSRSSLKRAASQPLSSTVQSQHRKTMPTQFVHPSIPTRTRLAPSVPITSRAISPLAQPAQSITPQATQSVVPPLFPTTWTKSALPPPNKTRAIPPRMHAAPFPHLITGESHLSIIPHPIHHLVQTYLISINC; this is encoded by the exons ATGCCCTTTTCTTCTGCCTCCATGGCAGAACTCAGTGAAGAACTCAGATTCAGTTTAGTGAACACGGTGCCTGCTAACCATGATAGTAATCCTAGTGATCGTCAATGTAATGATACAACCACCCCTCTGCCCGTGGATTCACCATCTCCTTTTCCCCACTGGAATTTGAATGAAACATCTCAGTTTATTAGCAATGAACCAGCTGGAGGAACATCAATGATTGATTCCTCTCAGTTTAGAAGTTGTCAGAATTTTCAGAGGGACCACAATTACTCACACAGCGCAGAAGAACACAGTTCCTCTCAGTTTGGAAGTTATCAGAATCTCCAGAAGGACCATAATTACTCACACAGGGCAGAAGAGCATAATTTTGTTCCATGCAGACCAAATTCTTGTTACCCATGTCCAGAAGGATACACAGGTTGGCCATATCAATATGATAGGCATAACAATCTAACAATCCCTGCTAATTTGAGGAATGCTGCCTTCAATCTAAATAACTTTGAGAAGCCTGATAGTGGTGCGATGTATGTGACCCCAGGTTATCGTTTGACCAGCAGGCCACAAATGTTCACCCCTAGGGGAAGAACAATGAGTGGTAATATTGATCAGCATTCACTAGATACGAATTTGGGAATGACATTGTGTAGTTCAAATCAAGGTGGTGCAGAACCATTGCTTGCAATTGGAAAACGTGATGAAAGATTTATGACCATTAGTTCTGGAAGTAATATCAATGAGTTCACATCAGGAACTGAGATGCCAAATCTCAATTCGACTGGTCATTCTGAGAGGGCATTTCTTCCTCCAATCAGTACTTATCACAATCAACAGGGTAGCAGAGGCTCCTTAAATTCTGGTTTAGACACAAATGTTGCTTTTTCTGGTTTTCAGAATGAAAGACAAATCATATCTGATTTAGCTCCTGCAAGCAATCATGAAGCTCTTTTTGATTCTAGACCTGGTTTATGTCTTGGACCTTCATATGCTTTTCAAAGGCCAGCCTCCAatgatcaaaacatttatttaggACAGGTCAGCAGGGATTTAGGTCTTGGAGGTGTGAAAGACATAAGTATGGAATTTACAGACATCGGTCGCAATGTTGGCCCTGAAAGATGCATGGATCTAAATTCATTGCCAATTGTTGCCAGTCAAACTGTGCCTTTTGAAAGTGGACAGAACAATGTGAATGGGCAGCTACTTCCCTCTTCAAGCAAAATGATAACTGATAAGTTGTCCACTGAGCtgttacataaaaataatgataagtTCTCGTCACAGGTTTTCTCTACTCCTTCGTTAGCCATGGCCCCTAGAAGCACCAGAGGGCAGGATCTTACAA GTGATCATGGCCAATCTCAGGCAGGTGGTTCTGTTCATCAATCAAACTCTCGTCTTCAACCACAATCTACTTCTG ATCTAGGAATACAAACTGGAAGTGGAAATATGACTGCTCAAGTTTCAAGGTCATCTCTAAAGAGAGCTGCTTCCCAACCGCTGTCATCCACTGTCCAGAGTCAACACAGGAAGACAATGCCAACTCAGTTCGTACATCCATCAATTCCAACAAGGACCAGATTGGCTCCATCAGTCCCAATTACATCACGAGCAATTTCTCCCTTGGCCCAACCAGCCCAATCTATCACGCCCCAAGCTACTCAGTCTGTTGTTCCTCCATTGTTCCCAACAACTTGGACTAAATCTGCTCTACCACCGCCAAACAAAACCCGGGCAATTCCTCCTAGAATGCATGCAGCTCCTTTCCCCCACCTAATTACAGGAGAGTCTCATCTTTCCATCATCCCTCATCCTATACATCACCTCGTACAAACGTATCTAATCAGCATCAACTGTTAG